Proteins found in one Miscanthus floridulus cultivar M001 chromosome 4, ASM1932011v1, whole genome shotgun sequence genomic segment:
- the LOC136549910 gene encoding LOW QUALITY PROTEIN: tuliposide A-converting enzyme 1, chloroplastic-like (The sequence of the model RefSeq protein was modified relative to this genomic sequence to represent the inferred CDS: deleted 1 base in 1 codon) — protein sequence MAGSGASDDEVIFEMAQFIRVYKSGRVERFFGSDPVPASTDAATGVASKDRAVSPDVAVRLYLPPPAKETEANGGSRKKLPILVYFHGGGFCLHTAFNFVYHAYLTSLAARARAIVVSVEYRLAPEHPLPAAYDDSWRALVWVASHATGSGEEPWLTDHGDFSRLCVGGDSAGANIAHHMAMRASAEPLPHGARISGVALVHPYFLGADRVASEETDPALVENVVTMWRVVCPGTSGVDDPWINPLVAGAPGLEGLACARVLVCLAEKDVCRDRGRAYAEELRASGWAGEVEVLEVNGQGHCFHLVDFACADAVAQDDAIARFVNL from the exons ATGGCCGGGTCCGGCGCCAGCGACGATGAGGTCATCTTCGAGATGGCGCAGTTCATCCGCGTCTACAAGAGCGGCCGCGTGGAGCGCTTCTTCGGCTCCGACCCCGTCCCGGCCTCCACGGACGCCGCCACGGGC GTCGCCTCCAAGGACCGCGCCGTCTCCCCAGACGTCGCCGTCCGCCTCTACCTCCCGCCGCCCGCCAAGGAGACCGAAGCCAACGGCGGAAGCAGGAAGAAGCTTCCAATCCTCGTGTACTTCCACGGCGGCGGCTTCTGCCTCCACACCGCCTTCAACTTCGTCTACCACGCCTACCTCACCTCCCtcgccgcgcgcgcccgcgccaTCGTCGTCTCCGTCGAGTACCGCCTCGCGCCCGAGCACCCGCTCCCCGCCGCATACGACGACTCCTGGCGGGCGCTCGTCTGGGTCGCCTCCCACGCCACTGGATCTGGTGAGGAACCCTGGCTCACCGACCACGGCGACTTCTCCCGCTTGTGTGTCGGCGGCGACAGCGCGGGTGCCAACATCGCGCACCACATGGCGATGCGCGCCAGCGCCGAGCCCCTCCCGCACGGCGCCCGCATCAGCGGCGTCGCACTCGTGCACCCCTACTTCCTCGGAGCCGACCGGGTGGCCTCCGAGGAGACGGACCCCGCGCTGGTCGAGAACGTGGTGACCATGTGGCGCGTGGTGTGCCCGGGCACCTCGGGCGTGGACGACCCCTGGATCAACCCGCTCGTGGCCGGCGCGCCTGGGCTGGAGGGGCTCGCGTGCGCGCGCGTCCTCGTGTGCCTCGCGGAGAAGGACGTGTGCCGCGACCGGGGGCGCGCGTACGCCGAGGAGCTTAGGGCCAGCGGATGGGCCGGGGAGGTGGAGGTGCTTGAGGTGAACGGGCAGGGCCACTGCTTCCACCTCGTCGACTTCGCGTGCGCCGACGCTGTCGCGCAGGACGACGCCATTGCCAGATTTGTTAACCTGTAG
- the LOC136549909 gene encoding patatin-like protein 2, translating to MEKGKHIQPPTYGNLVTILSIDGGGIRGIIPAVVLTFLESELQKLDGEEARLADYFDVIAGTSTGGLVTSMLVAPNNSNRPLFAAKDIQAFYMNHAPKIFPQQRGPFGRIMRIFRSLSGPSYDGKYLHEVVRKKLGITRLHETLTDVVIPTFDIKRLQPIIFSSYEVKNEKYSTMDALLSDICISTSAAPTYLPAHYFKTEDFHGNTKEFHLIDGGVAANNPALVAIGEVTKQIFKENPDFFPIKPMDYGRFLVVSLGTGSAKFEANYNAQTAKSWGVLGWLLGSGSTPLVDIFTQASADMVDIHISAVFKALHSEQNYLRIQDDTLQGTLSSVDVATKENMEKLARVGDMLLKKPVSQENLETGHMMLACHRPEMTNEEALKRFAELLSDERRIRKTRSPK from the exons ATGGAGAAAGGAAAACACATCCAGCCACCAACTTATGGAAACCTTGTAACGATTCTTTCTATTGATGGTGGAGGCATTCGAGGAATCATTCCGGCTGTTGTTCTCACCTTTCTGGAGTCAGAGTTGCAG AAACTTGATGGAGAGGAAGCCAGGTTAGCAGATTACTTCGATGTCATTGCTGGGACCAGCACAGGGGGGCTTGTGACCTCAATGCTGGTTGCACCAAACAATTCAAACAGGCCACTCTTTGCAGCCAAGGATATTCAAGCATTTTATATgaaccatgctcccaagatttTCCCACAGCAGAG GGGTCCATTCGGTAGGATAATGAGGATATTCCGATCGCTGTCAGGACCTTCCTATGATGGTAAGTACCTTCATGAAGTTGTCAGAAAGAAGTTAGGAATCACCAGGCTGCATGAGACTTTAACAGATGTGGTAATACCAACTTTCGACATCAAGCGGCTACAACCTATTATTTTCTCGTCCTATGAG GTTAAGAATGAGAAGTACAGCACAATGGATGCTCTACTATCAGATATTTGTATCAGCACATCTGCTGCTCCAACTTATCTTCCTGCACACTACTTCAAGACAGAAGATTTCCATGGGaacaccaaggagttccatcttaTTGATGGAGGAGTAGCTGCCAATAATCCG GCTTTAGTTGCCATTGGAGAAGTAACCAAACAGATATTCAAGGAAAACCCAGATTTCTTCCCAATAAAACCTATGGATTATGGCCGGTTTTTGGTCGTTTCACTAGGCACAGGCTCAGCAAAGTTTGAAGCaaactacaatgcacaaacggcTAAATCATGGGGAGTGTTGGGTTGGTTGCTTGGCAGTGGATCCACTCCCTTGGTAGATATTTTCACGCAGGCAAGTGCAGATATGGTGGATATCCATATCTCTGCTGTTTTCAAAGCCTTGCATTCTGAGCAAAACTATCTGAGGATTCAG GATGATACTCTACAAGGGACACTGTCCTCTGTTGATGTTGCGACCAAGGAAAATATGGAGAAACTTGCCAGAGTTGGAGATATGCTACTAAAGAAACCTGTCTCTCAGGAGAACTTGGAAACTGGCCATATGATGCTGGCTTGTCATAGGCCAGAGATGACCAATGAAGAAGCTCTAAAGAG ATTTGCGGAGCTGCTGTCTGATGAAAGGCGAATTCGCAAGACAAGATCGCCAAAATGA